From a single Xanthomonas hortorum pv. pelargonii genomic region:
- a CDS encoding DNA topoisomerase: MAALTVNKPTIRPTVFNSAKMEKDKAEHHAIVPTGVPLASRTLSDDEQTAFLLIAQHYLAALLPDYTFNETRMTLDAGGVPFTVTGRVPTSQGWKSVFGTDPDSEDEDDTATPALPDIQDGTRCTVAAAALRPKKTRPPKRYTQGDLIADMLDVGKFATNPEVRKRLKENAGIGTEATRGDIIENLLERGYLEPQGKFIVSTPLARELIAMLPAPITDAATTALWEEKLDELRRGLVPIEARDEFVSKVAANVTRIIEAVRGDATKAAANRVPSEGQLRYAQLIAMELGVPLPANAVSSHVAVQAFLDAHSATYGNLPPSEKQLAYAVKLAAEKGVTLTDEQRGARAALGAFLDLHAPKKPKASPAKKTTTKAARKPKAKA, translated from the coding sequence GTGGCAGCACTGACCGTCAACAAACCCACCATCCGGCCCACTGTCTTCAACAGCGCCAAGATGGAAAAAGACAAAGCAGAACACCATGCCATCGTGCCCACGGGTGTGCCGCTCGCCAGCCGCACGCTCAGCGATGACGAGCAAACCGCCTTTCTGCTGATCGCGCAGCACTACCTTGCTGCGCTGCTGCCGGACTACACGTTCAACGAAACACGCATGACGCTGGATGCCGGCGGTGTGCCGTTTACTGTCACTGGCCGCGTTCCCACCAGCCAAGGTTGGAAATCCGTATTTGGCACGGACCCGGACAGCGAGGACGAGGACGACACTGCCACCCCTGCGCTACCTGACATCCAGGACGGCACGCGCTGCACTGTCGCTGCGGCCGCACTACGGCCGAAGAAGACGCGACCGCCCAAGCGCTATACACAAGGCGACTTGATCGCTGACATGCTCGATGTCGGCAAGTTCGCCACCAACCCCGAAGTGCGTAAACGCCTGAAGGAAAACGCAGGCATCGGCACCGAGGCCACGCGCGGAGACATCATTGAGAACTTGCTGGAGCGCGGCTACCTGGAGCCGCAAGGCAAATTCATCGTCAGCACGCCACTGGCGCGTGAGCTGATTGCCATGCTGCCGGCGCCGATCACCGACGCCGCCACTACTGCGTTGTGGGAGGAAAAGCTGGACGAGCTGCGCCGTGGTTTGGTGCCGATCGAAGCGCGCGATGAGTTCGTTTCCAAGGTCGCCGCCAACGTCACCCGCATCATCGAAGCGGTGCGGGGCGATGCGACCAAGGCTGCCGCTAACCGCGTGCCCAGCGAAGGCCAGCTGCGCTATGCCCAGCTCATCGCAATGGAGTTGGGCGTCCCGCTGCCGGCCAACGCCGTCAGCTCCCACGTGGCCGTGCAGGCGTTCCTAGATGCCCACAGCGCTACCTACGGCAATTTGCCGCCCAGTGAGAAGCAGCTGGCCTACGCCGTGAAGCTGGCCGCCGAGAAGGGCGTGACCTTGACCGACGAGCAGCGAGGCGCACGTGCCGCGCTGGGCGCATTCCTTGACCTCCACGCGCCCAAGAAGCCTAAGGCATCCCCCGCCAAGAAGACGACCACCAAAGCCGCGAGGAAGCCGAAAGCCAAAGCGTGA
- a CDS encoding DNA topoisomerase, whose protein sequence is MGMNLSRAYTLRSRAAGGKGPRHVGRVMSPTLALVVRRDAAIQAFREATYYDIEITAQTALGASVVLTHAPVDEGRIFARADAEAIIAAATGASGPLAVAHESKSQKPPP, encoded by the coding sequence ATGGGCATGAATCTAAGCCGCGCCTACACCCTGCGATCCCGTGCCGCTGGCGGGAAAGGGCCGCGCCATGTGGGACGCGTGATGTCCCCCACCCTCGCCTTGGTCGTGCGCCGTGATGCGGCCATCCAGGCGTTCCGCGAGGCGACCTACTACGACATCGAAATCACCGCACAAACAGCGCTTGGCGCAAGTGTGGTGTTGACGCATGCGCCCGTGGATGAGGGCCGGATCTTCGCCCGCGCCGACGCCGAAGCCATCATTGCAGCCGCCACCGGAGCCAGCGGACCGCTCGCTGTCGCCCACGAAAGCAAGTCGCAGAAGCCCCCGCCCTGA
- a CDS encoding toprim domain-containing protein: MRLWICEKRDQAKNIAPLLGNPKPGQGYIDTDDGRVTWARGHLLEQVAPPGYDKAWEAWNFDVLPMIPSTWKYQPTADKERELAVLLANIPKATEIVIATDCGAEGEAIARELLDHAGYRGAVRRLWYSALDAASLTKAIANLRPGKAASRCIGQARHARAPTGSWA, encoded by the coding sequence ATGCGCCTGTGGATCTGCGAGAAGCGCGACCAGGCCAAGAACATCGCCCCGCTACTGGGCAACCCAAAACCTGGTCAGGGTTACATCGATACCGACGATGGCCGTGTCACGTGGGCACGTGGCCACCTCCTGGAACAAGTCGCCCCACCGGGCTACGACAAAGCATGGGAAGCCTGGAATTTCGACGTCCTGCCCATGATCCCCAGCACATGGAAATACCAACCGACTGCTGACAAGGAGCGTGAGCTGGCCGTGCTGCTGGCCAACATCCCCAAGGCGACCGAAATCGTCATCGCCACCGACTGCGGAGCCGAGGGCGAAGCAATCGCCCGTGAGCTACTGGACCACGCCGGCTATCGCGGAGCGGTGCGCCGGCTGTGGTACTCCGCGCTCGATGCGGCAAGCCTCACCAAGGCGATCGCCAATCTGCGGCCAGGGAAAGCAGCGAGCCGCTGTATTGGGCAAGCCAGGCACGCTCGCGCGCCGACTGGCTCATGGGCATGA